AATTCGCCGCACGGCTAAGAAACTTTGATGTTTAACGTTTCAATAATTTAAGGCGTTAATCTTATTAAAACGCACAGTAACAACATATTCCTAACGTTTTGTCACTGTTTAACATACGTAACAATAGACTGAGTTAAGAAGGACAGATATAGTGAAAGAAGTCCgcgtttattaataaagatttagtTTTTCCTTTGAGAATAGATGAAAAGTACGAATCGGGTGAAATTTAGCTATCGATATCATAGCAAAATTGTTCATTGGATTTTTGATTGTGTAtctgtgtaattaaaaaaaaatctcgcacTAAAAAACCTGCAAACATTTTGATTAAGCAGAGAGTATGCCATAACCCAATGTTGGATTATTTACtggcttaatatttattaaataataccgTTTATTGAGTCAAGtttcatcataaaataaatttaatattattatatattcagttTATCATCTTAAGCCATGATATCGACGAAGAGATtcaaatatttgtcatttattattttttaaccatTCAGTCTTATGATGTTCTGAATTTATTTGATAAGGGGCATTATCACCACAAGACGATACTACACTTTAAACCCCATCtatcaaaagttaatttttattagcatAAATATTCAATGATTTATTCGattcaacaataaaataactgtatttttttataatctaagtaattattattattcatttaaactaATAAACGTCTTGTCTAAAAAAATGACCCCATACAAGTAATATTGCTCGTCAAATAGATATAACGCTACGAATGCAAAGAATCATATGTTTCTAACCTATAGTGTTATTTCTTTCTAACACGCATTAATGTATGGAGTTCAAACGACCCCATGTCAACAATTTACTCAGGTTTCAGGCGGTGCCATTGTACGATGGTCTGTCGTGGTTTGGTTATCATATCCTGCCAGTGTTTCGTCTCTGTTGCTCCAGAGCCGTTTTTCCCTGGAACGAAAGGAAAAGTATTATGTTACTGAATGAATGTTTTAAACAGGATCCAAGAAAGCGTACCAATTGACTGAATGGTACATACCAGCCAGTAGTATTCTGCCAATCAGCTCGTTCCGGCCGATATTGTCGAAGTCCATAACTTGGACATCCAAGGAGCATTCCCTAATCTTCTCCCAGGGTACGTTGAAGGAGAATGAGTCATTGAAGACGGGATTCAATGTGCATTTGAAGACGGCCGTCTTGCGTTTTTCAATACGCTTGTCACCGAACTGCAGCCAAACTTTTACGTAGGGATCTGAAATTATTACAAGATATACAATTTAGTATATGCCAAAGATAGATCGTGAAATTAATGGTTTAGGAAATACCATACATTCAacagacataataataataatgttctctagaccgatttcggccaatctcaagagagattagccaactgcgcaggggatattttagtgcacaaattgtgtgcaaacacaggtgtactctcaattccctaactcccataatccgatgagacggcaatccgacacgaccggaaagagctcaggcgcaggaccaatggctttatgtgctttccgaggcaacgggagtgtacaccagattccgggctgctattaagaattttctgacagaaaaacccaataactttttatcggcccgacctagaaattgaacccaagacctccagATCTgaggccttacatcaagccactagaccaacgaaacaGTCATTCAACAGACAACAATGAATATGTATAGGATAGGATAAATATGAATGGCATTGATCCCAAGACGTATAAAGGTGGTTGAAATCCATCTTCATTCATCACCATTATCAGTCTTTAAGCAAATTTGAATGTTTTGGATAGAAACGATTACCTTGCCCagggaaaaatatattaatgagtaaacatcttagcgctcggtaAACGGTAGGGGCTGACTGAGACTTAGAATTAGACGAGTAAGCGTAaaatttcgagcgtcagatgacgccagcgtaagatttgttattgtaagtgcgttaatgtgtgcgtgaggaTTGTACATGGTAAGGGCTAACTGAGTCTTAATGTATGCGCGAGATCGTTACACGGTAAATTAACTGAGAGTTCATATGTGTACACATCAATCTGTGAGAACCTTGGCACTCACACAACTTTGTCTTTTTATATCAATCTAATTAGACCAGAGCACTATAGAAAATGtcggaacaacttcgagaaggaagccgatggaagaattcgcttgggatgggcaacATTTGGCagccttcgtcaagtcctcaagtcatctataccgcaatgtttgaagacgaaagtcttcaaccaatgcgtcttacctgccatgacatacggtgccgaaacgtggacactaactagagtggagaccgtggATCGGCAAATGCAGCTTAGGgcgccaggtggaccgatgaccttaagaaggtggcgggcaccgactggatgcggaaggcggaggaccgggagcttaggtacaccttgggagaggcctatgttcagcagtggacaatgattggctgttgatgatgatgatgatgactatagaaaataaataatatgtttaaattattgtatataacagACAGTTTTCCTAAATTCTAATTAAAGACTTGGCGCGATATAATAAACgaaatgaaacatttaataacGATGCTAAATTTGTCTCGTACTTTATTTTGCGTTGCGAAGAATATTCGTTGTTTTATAACAATGAGATATTAAATTGCTGTAATGCTTCTGGTAAAGTTCATTTAGTAAATGAATACGTTAATAGGATTTTGGTTATAATTCTGGCCgcgtttgttgtttttttttgtaatataatgtaattatattatacaattgatCTGCAAATCTTTTATGAAAAGGTTAAACGAACGTGCCtatcgtgggcgaaatgtagtagatacttataaagaaatcataaaatcagtaaaactatgtttcatgcaaataaatgattattattatattattattaaaaagaatagtTTGTAGTGTTTTGAACGCATATCGACATCGCTTGTTGTGATAAACTTCatttcctataaaataattgaagtaaAATTTTTTTGAAAGCGATTCTTTTTCGATTTGGAGCtataaggttttatatgtaacattttcAACGCAAAAATGTTTCGCTAAAATCAAGATTGCTAAgtgaattaatgtttattttacgtTACGATCCACTATAGAAGAGACGCAACGTTTGAAGCGGATGAAATCACTGGAGcagctaatattatataaaacagaatTATTATCTTtgccaatattttatataacatattataaaatatatatttaacaactaatataaaatagttagttATAGGGACTGCcaatagaagtgaaaacttgaaactgttaaattatttgtccaacttccacatctattggcactccgagtaataattctattcctttttattataaagctttttattcatcGAAATACAAAGTATGTCGCAAACTCTGTAcaaaatacagcttaatttaaacaaaaaaaaaaagtaaaatacacttattttatttgtatatactgttagtatttacataaatttcaattattattctcattaatttccacaattatttaaattatttgtactttcaacgatttcattatattaacattaacatGTCGGTGACGAGTCTATGCCCTACGATAAACAAGCACACGccaaaagaagttttcacttcaaaatttaaatttcacgaAATACCTGACtttcaaaacaattaattataattatcccTTAATGGTGTCATGGATTGAACAcgcaaatttaaacaaaacaccATGTGTAAGATTTTCAACCGACCcgtcaggtttcctcacgatgttttccttgaccgcCGAacatgatatgaattataaacacaaataaagaatAGGATTTAATCTGCATTGCTTCGAAGCGCAACAATAATATCAAAAGTAAaaagagtaataataatgtcaaaataatagatttataatgtaaataaagtaatattcacTACAATTTATTTCATGGCAGCTGTTAAATTAAGCTGGTGTTATTAATCTGAAATAAAGCATTTTCTAAGACAgtctatctatttataaaatcaaactgAGAACAAAATCTTGTCTTCAAACTAATTTTTTCCCCTAAGGATCATTAATTTGACAAATGCCGAGGAAATGATCGAGTTACGAAATGATTCGCCTAATTGGCCGTTTCAGATAGTCTTGATTTATGAATCTTAGCCGACAATTTGTGGATTAAGGAAGAGGATGAAGATTtctaaagatttataataatctcCGCGAAGAAAAGTTTGCTTACAAAGCTgagagaatatattttttgttgagtGCTTATATTTGTATCACTTAACGACTTCCATTATCGATTCTGGTactgataataatttgttaggTTTCGTTGCTATTGTATTTAAACAGGCGATATTACAATGTacaattgactgcctcgttggtctagtggcttgatgtaaggccgcagacccggaggtgaggctcaattcctaggtcgggccaataaaatgttatggggtttttctgtcaaaaagttcttagtagcagcctggaatctggaagttggaagtgtatacactcccgtgcttcggaaagcacgtaaagccaatAGTCTTGCGCttaaactctttccagtcgtgtcggattgcctacccatcggattatgagagttagggaatagacagCACACCggtatttgcacacacacttgtgcactataatatctcctgagcagttggctaatctctcttgagatcggccgccgtggccgaaatcggtctagatgacaatattattattattattacaatgtacAGCGTTTTTGCACGTACACGCGTTATTGCTACTTTATTTAAACAGGCACAAAGTTGTTTTAATGcgcattattaaatttaattatgaataaaaataggagtaaagtaaagtaaaagcttGTAATTTTTtcactgggctaaggcctcgtcatCTATTGAATGTTTGCTTCTTATCCCAGGAACTGTTTCAATTCAGTTTTGTGGATACGATCTTGAAACTCACCTGATTTTCCATTGATATCTTTTGCCTTTAAGTTTCTAGCTTTAAGCAGTGTCAATGTTAGAACGCTGTTACTCGGATGATAGCAGAGTGACGTCAGCAGCTCACCACACTTGTCCTTAGCTGGTGGTTTCAAAGCCTTCCAGAAGGACGGCTTCTCGCTTAAGTCCACctgaaaatatgttatttagatCATTAAGCGTTGGTTCATTAATATTACACGGATACAAATTACGCGGAtcgaaattgtaatttatttctgattaataagtaagtagaaattttaattttgttattgttctGTTCCTAACAGATTTAccattaattgaattaaaaaccaTACTTACTATTTTATTGTAACCATGTTGGAGAACAAGTAAATGTTCCGTAAACTCAGTACATTATGTACTTCTGAACGACtgttataaatgtgaataaATTAAGAAACTAGAACACTGCGCAGTAGATATTAGTGCATGAGTTTTTGAACAAACACATCTGATATCACCGCAGAGATTTCAGGCGCAGTGCGATCGCCTTTACGTCCTTTCCGAGACACGTTATTATTGTCATTTTGAAACTAGCAGTAATATATCAattctttaaaaagtattaaattgtctatgatcttatCCAAATATCTATGTAGAGATTGACAGTCCTCCATAAGGCCACGTGTGAGTAACTCAGTGACAATTTATACGTAAaaagtgtataattaaataaagaaaaacaaaagacaaATCACAGTAAGCACTGcgattttttgaaaattattttttatttacttaaagtaAAGTTTAACCTCTATTTCCAGAATCTTATTTGCACTAAATCAAAGCACAAGTAAAAAGTATTATGTTAGCCTCATAAATATACCGACTATGTTACAACCCATCATGCGATTGGATGATGGtaatatacttacaaataaaaaaaaatatttacctgaCATAAGGGCAAGAACACCTCACCGATAGAGTCATCTCTCGAGAAACGATCATAATCGAATACATGAAGATGAAGCACCtggtaaatatattgtatcgtAAGCCAaatattcagaaatatttaaatcaattcgtaatatattgataatagaATTCTGATCATGACATTGCAATGATCAAAGGCTTTACCCATAAATGTTGTTTAAGggttaattaaactttttaacaatgtgtgtcttcttcttttaaatgtcaaatcaatgatgacagaaagagaggaatcagtgtttttttttttatagaataggaaggcggacgagcatatgggccacctgatggtaagtggtcaccaacgctcttagacattggcattgtaagaaatgtcaaccatcgcttacatatccaatgcgccaccaaccttgggaactaagattttatgtcccttgtgcctgtaattacactggctcactcacccttcaaaccggaacacaacaatatcaagtattgctgttttgcggtagaatatctgatgagtgggtggtacctacccagacgagcttgcacaaagccctaccaccagtagtgttTGActacaacgtttataagtgaggctACGGATTTTTATAGCGAAACGGTGAATTGGTGAACATAGTGAAAAATAGAGGCTCTATTTTACTAAGCTGAAAACATCATGGCATATTACGAGATCTTAAAGCAAGTGTTATTTTTACATGTTTGTCGTTGGAAAGTGGAAGGACTAATAAAATGGCCAAAACAAATACGACCTTTATCAATATTGACAAACTTGCCCTCAATTTCAGAGAGTTTTGGTGTTTTTCTTTCAGATATagtatatttcaaattgaataaGACATACCCGACTCTGCAGCTTCTGTATCGGGAACCCTTCGAAGTAGAAGGTCTCGTTCCACCTCGGGTTCAAGGTGCGACGTTTGATTTTTGTTTCCAAGCGATGTTTCTTGTCCGGTAGCAATGTGACCCTCACGTAAGGGTCAGATGTCCCGCTTAGATCCTTGGCTGGGAGTTCCTTGCCCTTGGTGAGTAATGTATACCAACTTTAAATGCAtgataataactaaaatactaTTCAAGCCAGCTAAGCTCtttttattgtcatttattttaagttgacGTGACTATTACGATGACTAATGACCACGATCATTCAGAGATGTCAGTTAGAGTAAGGTAGCTACAGAAAATCAGCGTTGGAACTGCCAGTAACAGATTGTAGGATGAACTAAGCTAAATGGCTATTCTATTTGTTATGTCACTCTGATAAAGTGTGCTGGCATTTGTTATTTTAGaagttacttattttttatctactaaataatatattcgtttGCAATTCCAAtttgtattctatttaaatGTACTCATACGTTGCAATTTAAGCTACCATCGGTTTGCAAATTTGTTTCTACGAATAAACTGATTAAGTAGCTTAGttgttacaaattaaagtaaatttaatgacCAATTAATAATGAAACGTATAAACTCAtcattattatctattatataaattatttatgattatgcgtaatttattaaattagaaaatgagctacctgatggtaagttgtcaccacggTCTACCAAGATGGACTTGCACGTAACTTTTCTACCAAGTGTAATCAATAGGAGaactaaatataacttttattatatatacgcaCTACAAATGTATGTCTTATATGAGTACAAGTAAATGATAATACAAATTCATTGTAGtcgcttttaattttatataagtcagCGATTACAACAATAaccttttattcaaaataacagaGTAATTAGTTTTCAGATTAagctattacaaaattatacgcaattttaagttaatagaGATAAATAAACGAAGCTAAATTtcatttaagataatttaatacttaCCCAATAACAATAAGGTTAAACatgtctaaaatatatttcatttgtctgtctaaataaatatactgtaactgtagggtttttctataaaaaaaacccgagtctcaccgcagaaaacggtcgtgaaatgtcagaaagtgatcgTTTCAAgaatatacgcatcaaaatagtatatcaccataaaatgatgtcaacatttcacgggtaatgtaatgagttcttacagaatcgaACTTATATGGTGAGTTTCGAGTCGGAATAGCTGTATATATGATATTGACAGCCTTATTATCATATCATACAGATTCCTTTGTTAAGATAAAGTAAATGCctattcaattgaaataaaataaattgacgtTAGCTTTTTTATTTGATCGAATACTTATCATGTATATGAGGAATCAATCTTGTTTACGTTTTTACCATATTGttggtaaaaattatattgtatgtaattatgtatttatgattATACATTGAACAAAGCAAACAAGTTCAGACTGTTTTCGAGTCTCTATATTTCTTTGttctttgttaaattaaaaaggcAAGAATAATCACCTTGGTATTCATTCACTTTTGATCCTGATTGAATCTCTGAAATAAAAACACGTTACAATCTATACTTACTTGTATAATCCTTAGAATTAAAGTAGTGTTTTGAAAGTCGTATTCCAGCGAGAAATGTATCTGGCCAACGTTCTCTGATGGCTCCGAATTGTCGATGTACATATCCACCAATGAGATGGACCGGTTCTGAAGGAACGCCATCTGTGAGTCCAGATTGGTACACACTATATACGGCGCTTTGTAAGGCGCCTGATGTATTCGAAAAGCAATATTGCATTCAAACCATATATtgcagatttattataataggcGGATAGTTCTCAAGGCtgataaaatctatttaatattagattaaattcacttgttttttattaaatctcgCAATATTGGTTTTTGAAGAAGACATCCTGGAGTAATTTTTGTggctttcattttatttttgaaactgTAATTACATTAAAGATTTATAAAGCTGACTTGATAATAGTTGCTGCAAGATGTCAATAAGTATCTATTTTTTAAGCATATTGCAATACGAATACATCTATAATATTACTAGCCTAAATTATAGTAAAACTATTTGAaactatttactaaaatatttcttgtttacgtaataaaattcttatttttataataattggatATAAtgactaaattattaatatttttttaataaaaatattaacaatttagaTATTAAAGTAACTTACCTATGTACACATTATGTAgacaaaagattatttaattgtattattaaaaaaaaatattttttttaaatctatgtcTTCATGCAAGAATCGTATTGAGTTATATTATGATTGCTatgtaatacattaaaaataaattatacttatgtatGACAATTTTAGTCTGTGGCGATATTGAACTTAATCTTGTAATAAGGATTAGAGAGAcataattcaaatttagaaaCGCTGTTcgatattcaattaattaattttactcgaATCTGATTTTGATTGGTCGGTTGCTGATGACGCAATAGAAGACGACCAATGAAAGTCGAGGATTTTGTcagattaataaattacttgacAAGCGTCGCATAAAATGGATAGTAAATTTGAActaggtggaataagctccaaaccttctcctcaaaagggagaggagcccttatcccagcagtgggacattcacagataTTATGATTGATAGTAATGACGATTTTGACGTTTGATGAATCTACCTATACACTAgtatctaaataatttaataactttgtttatatattgcttatttactttatatattgtcATGAATGATACAATGATGTATGCTATATCATATGGTAGTTAATTATTATGAGggcatttttttttgtgtgaaaTAGTCGGACTGTCAAATGAGCCACTTGATGGTCACTGCCCATAGATGTTGGCGACTAATCATTtcgtacatcaccaatgcgctaccaaccttgggacttaAGATATCATGTTCCCACtgatgtagttacactggctcactctcccttcaaaccggaacacaatacgtaaaaatacgtaatattgctgtttggcggtagaatatcgtaTTAcgttatcattaaataaactaCATGTCTAAGTCACCCCGGCTTAGATAGCATgcgatatgaaatatataaaacgctatttatttatttacataaaaataaaatatacgcgTTCAAAACTAAATTTCTTTTTCATGACTTGCGAAGTCGGTTAATAATGCCCGATTgctatatttaacgaatcgttattGTACTAGTAACCGTTCGTTTTTGAGTTACGAGTAACGTTGTTATAAAATTGTGACTTGTGTTTTTTATTGGGAATCGTGAATGAATCTAGACAATTCtactatccgtaagcaaaacgatTAGTTTTCTCGAATATAGTAATCGGGTAAAGTTTTCGAATTAGTTTTCAAACTTATGAATACATTATTGTGTACATTTGAACTCGAATTATCAAGTTCTGAAGTTTGTATTGAGTTAGTTTTAACTTTCATATTAAGTAACTTCGCCACTTGTATTTTGTAacttaattaacttatttttgttcttaatgattaaaaaaacaactataagtctttttaaaaaatataattatatataactttaaagtaaatttacattttttttaaattttaaataggtagACAAACTGGCACATATACCACCCGATAGTAGgtaaggtaagtggtcaccaccaccgatattgacaatgtaagaagtgttaaccattccttacatcgctgaccaccaaccttgggaactaagatgttatgtcccttgtgcttgtagtttaTATAGCCGTACATACCCATAAGGGTAGGGCCGGATTTAGTTACCAGAAGCTATCACAAGAGAAGGCCCCCAGAACAGAGGTTGTAAAGTaaagttaagtaacagcctgtaaatgtcccactgctgggctaaggcctcctctccctatttgaggagaaggtttggagcttattccactacgctgctccaatgtgggttggtggaatacacatgtggcagaatttcgatgaaattagacacatgcaggtttcctcacgatgttttccttcaccgaaaagcacgagatgaattataaacagaaattaagcacatgaaaattcagaggtgcttgcccgggtttgaacccacgttcatcggttaagatttacgcggtCTTAGTTTAAGTATCTAACAGAGGTTAGGTTCTTGTAtgtttactatatatacatattgtgtcataaaagatataaattcgtaataaattattgaaatagccgattgtaaaaattattcatattttttggaTAATAATAACTCCCACTCATGTGTTCCTTAGGGTTCAGATCTCTAAAACCGGCCCTTCGTTAGGGCTCTAATTAGCGATTAATTTGCGGGCAATTGACCGTAAATTAGATGTAACGTTAAAATTATCCAAGCCATAATTTGAATTGGGATAATTTATCTTCTATCCACGATAATTACGAATATGattaattgtgaaatatttaaatatctattatgcaaattatttataaagtttatctGTTTTAGAaatgaaagtaaattaaatatttgcattgGTCACCAATGccaattatatgtaatatattaaataattattattattgataattatatattactttacgcatacatattttatataacaattattatatttttttttttaaatactgacTATTGACAGTCTTCATTAtatgactaaaaatatttaagtacttgttaatgcaattaaaatgtatatatgtattaaccaATGTTGGCATGGTTGGGCCAACGTGACAGTGGTTTGTGCAGGCTTTGTGCTAATGTGCAAAATCAgagactatatatttataagtgtattatttttaagtgcgtgtattttaataatttatttagaaaacaaatCCGATACTAATGTtcgtgatttttatataaaaaatgatattatgttattctatatacatattatatccaatacacgttaaaatatatttatgttttgtaatttttatcttatgtaaattaattcacgttaagataaaaattatatattttcatattaattttatatctatttatctaaaataaagaTAACTAGCTAtgtggttttatattatattgtatatgattatattgTGATATAACTATAAATGTGAATATTCCAGTTTTGAGTGGCGttgaactattatttttaatctaaagCGTTTTATATTAgcgttatttataaacgttaaaatataaaattcaaagcaAGCTCTATTCTAGGTGAAATTATaagcgttttattttattttcataaatattgcgTTTTGAAATTAATCATAAGAAGCTTcacactataaatatattttttcatttctatttcTTTCATATACAACCTCTTCTACCTACCATTTTTGAAGGAGATAGCATGGAAAGAGAACCCAAGAGTTAGACTTATTAgagaaaagaaaaaagaaagaataaaCTATCTATCTTTCACTTCTCACTTCACTTTCTCATCACTTATTGCTACGATATAACACGATGGACTAAGGCTTTGGTTTAATCTGAATgcgtgtatatttattataaatatttgcgtATCGCCGAACGTCATGTTTGTAACGCGTGATTCAACAATTTAAACGCCATAAtggttatgttaaataaaaacgtatctGCGTCTCAAATAAGAATAAGTAATATGTGAataggttttaaaatatattttcgacttattgttaaatataaattgttattaatagtcttatatataaaaattaatgttggtatgtatatgtttacatttattgtCTTGGTATGTATAGTGGTCACCGCCACGCTTAAGCATTGCCAATGTGACACTGAttttgggaacttagatgttatgtcccttgtggctacactggctcactcacgcatcaaaccggaaaacaacaattctaagtattgctgttttccaatataataatatgatgggcggatggtacccagacgggaaagccctaccaccaagtaacctTGACGTGTTATTATCAAAATGCTATCACTTTGAGTTAGCtagttaatataaaagaaaatatatgtatatataatagcttTCTTCTGagctatgtttattatttaaaattaaataaagagcGTACTAAACGAAAGACTtgagtgaaaaaaaaatgctctAAAAGATACAGTACCGAAATTTCACTTTGTTTCTATACTGTAAAAAATACATCGGTTTTATGTGAAAACTTAATTCATTCATTATGCAATAGCACGTTGAATTAAATTAGTTTGGTCTGGATATGAAATTTAACGACTCCACACATACAAAAACATAGAACTTCCCCTAAAAACATTGGTTATAAAAGGAACCCAATTATCCAAAATTTTTGGTGGTACCAAATAGTATAAAATCTTTGttgatgttttattataacaaaaaagatGAGCTGTTCAGATAAGGGTgagtttaataaaatgaagaCTAGGATTTTAAGAAAGCAGCTAGGGAATATTGTAAAACACAAATACCTATGTGGGTCAATCCGATTGGATATCGATGTTTAAACGACCACAAA
The nucleotide sequence above comes from Nymphalis io chromosome 27, ilAglIoxx1.1, whole genome shotgun sequence. Encoded proteins:
- the LOC126778880 gene encoding synaptotagmin-7 isoform X1, which translates into the protein MSLRRADSSATDGGRDKNMSRLNGFLNLKTPLISTKTLGAQLETTSTSSPQAKSPASSSAGATAGASTAQGERTPTAHNKQLQNVKGQDHPPHPSMAFLQNRSISLVDMYIDNSEPSENVGQIHFSLEYDFQNTTLILRIIQGKELPAKDLSGTSDPYVRVTLLPDKKHRLETKIKRRTLNPRWNETFYFEGFPIQKLQSRVLHLHVFDYDRFSRDDSIGEVFLPLCQVDLSEKPSFWKALKPPAKDKCGELLTSLCYHPSNSVLTLTLLKARNLKAKDINGKSDPYVKVWLQFGDKRIEKRKTAVFKCTLNPVFNDSFSFNVPWEKIRECSLDVQVMDFDNIGRNELIGRILLAGKNGSGATETKHWQDMITKPRQTIVQWHRLKPE
- the LOC126778880 gene encoding synaptotagmin-7 isoform X2, with product MWAAMTRSIEILVAFFEYYAQRAQLETTSTSSPQAKSPASSSAGATAGASTAQGERTPTAHNKQLQNVKGQDHPPHPSMAFLQNRSISLVDMYIDNSEPSENVGQIHFSLEYDFQNTTLILRIIQGKELPAKDLSGTSDPYVRVTLLPDKKHRLETKIKRRTLNPRWNETFYFEGFPIQKLQSRVLHLHVFDYDRFSRDDSIGEVFLPLCQVDLSEKPSFWKALKPPAKDKCGELLTSLCYHPSNSVLTLTLLKARNLKAKDINGKSDPYVKVWLQFGDKRIEKRKTAVFKCTLNPVFNDSFSFNVPWEKIRECSLDVQVMDFDNIGRNELIGRILLAGKNGSGATETKHWQDMITKPRQTIVQWHRLKPE
- the LOC126778880 gene encoding synaptotagmin-7 isoform X3; its protein translation is MLSPSKMMAFLQNRSISLVDMYIDNSEPSENVGQIHFSLEYDFQNTTLILRIIQGKELPAKDLSGTSDPYVRVTLLPDKKHRLETKIKRRTLNPRWNETFYFEGFPIQKLQSRVLHLHVFDYDRFSRDDSIGEVFLPLCQVDLSEKPSFWKALKPPAKDKCGELLTSLCYHPSNSVLTLTLLKARNLKAKDINGKSDPYVKVWLQFGDKRIEKRKTAVFKCTLNPVFNDSFSFNVPWEKIRECSLDVQVMDFDNIGRNELIGRILLAGKNGSGATETKHWQDMITKPRQTIVQWHRLKPE